In Marmota flaviventris isolate mMarFla1 chromosome 17, mMarFla1.hap1, whole genome shotgun sequence, a single genomic region encodes these proteins:
- the Pigw gene encoding phosphatidylinositol-glycan biosynthesis class W protein, with product MSQKQMKEAFVSNLNGTSVLEINQGLCFPAFCILCRGLLLIFSQHLCSFSHTWRTRFFIDFVVLIVPLVYTLTILPSIILPEHITILICCGGLLLYQIYQRRTCYARMPAQKILEKFMKISLESEYNPAITYYRVINSIFTAIAILAVDFPLFPRRFAKTELYGTGAMDLGVGSFVFGTAMVCPEVRRKYTKGSRFYYVTKSLYSSWPLFFLGLGRLIVIKSIGYQEHLTEYGVHWNFFFTIIVVKLITSLLLMIIPLNKSWMVAVSIAMLYQLALDFTPLRRLILYGTDGSGSRVGFLNANREGIISNLGYVAIYMAGVQTGLHILKNRTHIKDWFKVACCLLLAAISLFISLYILQVNVEAVSRRMANLAFCVWIVASSLILLSSLVLSDIILSFAKFLVKGALVPCSWKLTQASSTNKKHSDSLVPEAERKESSLCLITALNRNQLIFFLLSNITTGLINLTVDTLHSSTSWALFLLKLYMFTNCLIIYLLNLQGKTIKFW from the coding sequence ATGTCTCAAAAACAGATGAAAGAAGCTTTTGTCAGTAACCTCAATGGAACCAGCGTGTTGGAAATCAACCAGGGCTTGTGCTTTCCTGCATTCTGTATCCTGTGCAGAGGGCTTCTGCTCATTTTCTCACAGCACTTGTGTTCCTTTTCACATACCTGGAGAACTCGATTCTTCATTGACTTTGTTGTCTTAATAGTTCCCCTGGTGTACACTTTGACCATTTTGCCTTCAATTATCCTTCCTGAGCATATCACTATATTGATCTGTTGCGGAGGGCTGCTGCTCTATCAAATTTACCAAAGGAGAACTTGCTATGCCAGAATGCCTGCCCAGAAAATCCttgaaaaattcatgaaaatcagTCTAGAATCAGAATACAATCCAGCCATTACCTATTACCGTGTAATTAACAGTATATTTACAGCTATTGCCATTCTGGCTGTGGACTTCCCACTTTTTCCCAGAAGATTTGCCAAAACTGAGCTCTATGGAACAGGGGCAATGGATTTGGGAGTAGGCAGCTTTGTTTTTGGGACTGCAATGGTTTGTCCAGAGGTCAGGAGAAAATATACCAAAGGGTCCAGATTTTATTATGTTACAAAATCATTGTACTCTTCTTGGCCATTATTCTTCCTGGGACTAGGACGGTTAATTGTTATAAAATCCATAGGCTATCAGGAACATTTAACTGAGTATGGAGTTCACTGGAACTTTTTCTTTACCATAATAGTTGTGAAACTGATAACATCATTGCTTTTAATGATTATTCCCCTAAATAAATCCTGGATGGTGGCAGTCAGCATTGCCATGTTATACCAGCTAGCCCTTGACTTTACCCCCCTGAGGAGGTTAATTTTATATGGCACTGATGGCAGTGGCTCAAGGGTTGGTTTCTTAAATGCCAACCGAGAAGGAATAATCTCTAATTTGGGGTATGTGGCGATATATATGGCTGGCGTACAAACAGGGTTACATATTCTTAAGAATAGAACACATATAAAAGACTGGTTCAAAGTAGCATGTTGTCTTCTACTAGCAGCTATTAGCCTCTTCATCTCTCTCTACATACTTCAAGTAAATGTAGAAGCAGTGTCCCGAAGAATGGCCAATTTAGCCTTTTGTGTGTGGATAGTTGCTTCTAGCCTGATCCTTCTTAGTTCTTTAGTATTGAGTGATATAATTTTGAGTTTTGCCAAATTTCTAGTTAAAGGGGCTCTAGTACCATGTTCTTGGAAACTTACCCAAGCATCTTCTACAAATAAAAAGCATTCAGACTCTCTAGTCCCAGAAGCTGAAAGAAAAGAATCCAGTCTTTGTTTAATCACAGCTCTGAACAGAAACCAgctgatttttttcttgctgtcAAATATAACAACTGGTCTGATCAACCTAACAGTAGATACATTACACAGCAGTACCTCATGGGCCTTATTTTTACTCAAACTCTATATGTTTACTAActgtttaattatatatttacttaatttgcaaggtaaaactataaaattttggtAA